From Paenibacillus polymyxa, the proteins below share one genomic window:
- a CDS encoding lytic transglycosylase domain-containing protein: MNILRKKRVLLILFVGFVLILFLNSNWMSWFYPIQYKDEIRQYSQTYEVDPFLVASIIRVETNFKTSKQSHKGALGLMQIMPNTANWIMESAQIQKVPLDSVKHEPGTNIELGTWYLHNLSMKFQDNPVVIVAAYNAGPGKVQEWLDQGVWDGKEESIKQIPFGETRHYVQRVIYYYRQYTKIYDVF; the protein is encoded by the coding sequence ATGAACATTTTACGTAAGAAAAGAGTCCTGCTCATTTTGTTTGTCGGATTTGTCCTGATTCTGTTCCTCAACTCGAATTGGATGTCCTGGTTTTACCCGATTCAATATAAGGATGAGATTCGGCAGTATTCACAGACCTATGAAGTGGACCCATTTTTGGTGGCGTCTATTATCCGTGTGGAAACAAATTTTAAAACCAGCAAGCAGTCACACAAGGGGGCGCTGGGGCTTATGCAGATTATGCCGAACACAGCCAATTGGATTATGGAGAGTGCCCAGATTCAGAAGGTCCCGCTGGATAGTGTCAAGCACGAGCCCGGCACCAATATTGAGCTGGGGACCTGGTATCTGCATAACCTGTCTATGAAGTTTCAGGATAATCCTGTGGTCATCGTAGCTGCTTACAATGCTGGTCCAGGTAAAGTTCAGGAATGGCTGGATCAGGGGGTGTGGGATGGCAAAGAAGAGTCCATTAAGCAAATCCCTTTTGGTGAGACACGGCATTATGTACAGCGAGTCATCTACTACTACAGGCAATATACAAAAATTTATGATGTGTTTTAA
- a CDS encoding MntP/YtaF family protein, with protein MANHWGALLLLAFALSLDSFGVGVTYGLRKMKIPLLSIAIISVCSGLVIGISMQLGALLSRVLSPVYTTVFGAVILICIGCYSLIQALQRKEDLTEETAEVPRDLHLTEQVDSDSGHISALAEKKSAENANTESLTSSGRDLSTETSLELQQEERTLFSLEFRKWGLVIRILRSPSAADMDRSGSISATEAVWLGIALSVDAFGAGLGAAMLGFQPLSTALAITLFSGVFLIAGMKAGFFLSAFRFMKALGVLPALLLIMMGILKLL; from the coding sequence GTGGCTAATCATTGGGGAGCCCTGCTGTTACTGGCATTTGCGCTAAGTTTGGACAGTTTCGGAGTCGGTGTTACATATGGTCTGCGCAAAATGAAAATTCCATTGTTGTCGATTGCTATCATCTCCGTATGTTCAGGTTTGGTGATCGGCATATCCATGCAGCTCGGCGCATTACTATCCCGTGTCCTGTCTCCTGTATATACGACGGTTTTCGGTGCTGTCATTCTGATCTGTATCGGCTGTTACTCTTTGATTCAGGCTCTGCAACGCAAGGAAGATTTGACGGAAGAAACAGCGGAAGTCCCTCGGGATCTGCACCTTACGGAACAGGTTGATTCAGATTCAGGGCATATATCAGCTCTTGCGGAGAAAAAAAGTGCTGAGAATGCCAATACAGAGTCTCTAACCAGCTCAGGAAGAGATCTATCGACAGAGACTTCTTTGGAGCTACAGCAGGAGGAGCGAACGTTATTTTCGCTGGAGTTCCGCAAATGGGGGCTTGTTATTCGGATTCTTCGAAGCCCGTCTGCTGCGGATATGGACCGTTCCGGCAGTATATCTGCTACCGAAGCGGTTTGGTTAGGTATTGCATTATCGGTCGATGCGTTCGGAGCGGGCTTAGGTGCAGCCATGCTTGGTTTTCAGCCCCTGTCTACTGCGCTGGCTATTACGTTATTCAGTGGTGTATTTTTGATTGCTGGTATGAAGGCAGGGTTCTTCCTGTCAGCATTTCGATTTATGAAGGCGCTCGGCGTATTGCCGGCATTATTACTGATTATGATGGGTATATTGAAGCTGTTATGA
- a CDS encoding alpha/beta hydrolase family protein — translation MKKTYKLTLGIAAGLAVALILIVLYQNSYKMTEEKIQIATPKGVLTGTLALPENYSGKIGLVVFVHGDGPINDTYDDGYKPLWERFASKGYASLSLNKPGINRAPGDWLEQSMEDRAQEIRYAVDWAKTLPMIDKHKIGLWGASQAGWVIPKIVKEKHDIGFSILVSPAVNWITQGQFNTKKELEQAGASPQQIKKRLDYDHKVLQLLKNHASYEEYLSIASPNDIISKERWSFIGKNFRSDSTEELSYFKSPVLLVLAGKDMNVDVKDTERVYRQKISPELLSVIHLPEVDHSMMNEQIAHSKSLTFLTAVFAPRQLVNDDYLQILADYVSQR, via the coding sequence TTGAAAAAAACATATAAGCTAACCCTTGGTATTGCGGCAGGTCTGGCTGTTGCCTTGATATTGATTGTTTTATATCAAAATTCCTACAAGATGACGGAAGAAAAAATACAAATTGCGACTCCCAAAGGAGTATTAACAGGTACACTAGCTTTGCCTGAGAACTACTCGGGAAAGATTGGACTGGTTGTTTTTGTCCATGGAGATGGTCCAATCAATGACACGTATGATGATGGATACAAACCACTGTGGGAAAGGTTTGCTTCTAAGGGGTATGCTTCCTTATCCCTGAATAAGCCCGGTATTAACCGCGCTCCAGGCGATTGGCTGGAGCAAAGTATGGAGGACCGGGCACAGGAGATTCGATATGCAGTTGACTGGGCCAAAACCTTACCGATGATTGATAAGCACAAAATCGGCCTTTGGGGAGCCAGTCAAGCAGGCTGGGTCATTCCGAAGATCGTTAAAGAGAAGCATGATATTGGATTCAGCATCCTTGTATCGCCGGCTGTGAATTGGATTACACAAGGGCAATTTAACACAAAAAAAGAGTTGGAACAAGCAGGAGCTAGCCCGCAGCAAATTAAAAAGAGACTGGACTACGACCATAAGGTTCTACAATTACTGAAAAATCATGCATCCTATGAAGAATACCTAAGCATAGCCAGTCCTAACGATATCATTTCCAAAGAAAGATGGAGCTTTATAGGCAAAAATTTTCGTTCTGATTCTACGGAAGAATTAAGCTACTTTAAATCTCCTGTACTCTTGGTTCTGGCTGGGAAAGATATGAACGTAGATGTAAAAGACACCGAGCGAGTATATCGCCAAAAGATATCTCCAGAGCTGCTGTCTGTCATTCATTTGCCAGAAGTTGACCATTCCATGATGAATGAACAAATTGCGCATTCCAAGTCCCTAACCTTCTTAACCGCCGTATTTGCCCCCAGACAATTGGTAAATGATGATTATCTACAAATTCTCGCCGATTATGTTAGTCAGCGTTAA
- a CDS encoding radical SAM/SPASM domain-containing protein: MLKTFKKVYIEITSICNLACSFCPQTQRVKKFIDPEVFRNVLDQVKPHTDYIYLHVKGEPLLHPKIDLLLESAHEKGLKVNITTNGTLLPKTGHKLLGQPALRQMNFSLHSFDGHEGSVDREGYLGHIFTFVREAVKHNVIISFRLWNLTQDNLTNVQRQRNRETLEQLEQEFGLDYRIEEKVMPGSGVKIAPNVYLNQDYEFEWPSLSAPEDDGKGFCHALRSQAAVLVDGTVVPCCLDGEGVINLGNVHEQTFSEIVEGERANRLYFGFSKREAVEELCRKCGYRKRFGT; this comes from the coding sequence ATGTTGAAGACATTTAAGAAGGTATACATTGAGATAACAAGCATTTGCAATCTTGCATGCAGTTTTTGCCCTCAGACACAACGTGTCAAAAAATTTATTGATCCGGAAGTCTTTCGGAATGTGCTTGATCAGGTCAAGCCGCATACGGATTACATTTATCTGCATGTCAAAGGAGAGCCTTTGCTCCATCCCAAAATTGATCTTTTGCTGGAGAGTGCGCATGAGAAAGGCTTAAAGGTCAACATTACCACCAATGGTACCTTGCTGCCGAAGACCGGACATAAGCTGCTTGGTCAGCCGGCATTACGGCAGATGAACTTTTCTCTTCATAGTTTTGACGGGCATGAAGGTTCTGTGGATCGAGAAGGTTATTTGGGTCATATTTTCACGTTTGTCAGAGAAGCTGTGAAGCACAATGTCATTATTTCATTCCGTCTCTGGAACCTGACTCAAGATAATTTGACTAATGTGCAACGTCAGCGCAACCGCGAGACACTGGAGCAATTGGAGCAAGAGTTTGGGCTGGACTATCGGATTGAAGAAAAAGTAATGCCGGGCAGTGGGGTCAAAATCGCCCCCAATGTATATTTGAATCAAGACTACGAATTTGAATGGCCTAGCCTGAGTGCACCAGAAGATGACGGAAAAGGCTTTTGTCATGCGCTTCGCAGTCAAGCGGCGGTTTTGGTGGATGGAACAGTGGTCCCTTGCTGTCTTGATGGAGAAGGCGTCATTAATTTAGGAAATGTGCATGAGCAAACTTTTTCCGAGATCGTGGAAGGTGAGCGTGCAAACCGTCTGTACTTTGGATTCTCCAAGAGAGAAGCAGTGGAAGAGTTGTGCCGAAAGTGTGGTTATCGCAAACGATTTGGAACCTAA
- a CDS encoding GNAT family N-acetyltransferase: MKYTQKKFEAYDFLKIRDFLKQSLKSNPDLKNWFIDRWNFCRYWGQIMHNTFEKWPETVGIWEDEHQEIVAVVHPEGEDNIGEAYFQLADRDFSNEFLNELIDYAEKKLALHGERESTLDIIVNEDGEQLKELLKKRGYTLQDGKETTSCMDVPHDVKLDLPSGFRISDANEVGDFEKGFAHGKAFGYYKGDYPDNDVAERCYISLRNAPDYIPEFDVVILDSNNEVASFTTLWYDELNKIGILEPVGTIPKYRKMGLGKAVIYEAIKRVKDKDAERIFVGSDQPFYLSMGFSLAYSKEIWQKKNITA, from the coding sequence ATGAAGTATACTCAGAAAAAATTCGAAGCATATGACTTTTTAAAGATTAGAGATTTTTTGAAACAGTCGCTGAAAAGCAACCCTGACCTCAAAAATTGGTTCATAGATCGCTGGAATTTCTGTAGATATTGGGGACAAATCATGCACAATACATTTGAAAAGTGGCCTGAGACGGTTGGGATTTGGGAGGATGAACATCAAGAAATTGTTGCTGTTGTTCACCCGGAAGGAGAAGATAACATAGGTGAAGCTTATTTTCAGCTTGCAGATCGTGATTTTTCAAATGAATTTCTAAATGAATTAATAGATTATGCTGAAAAGAAATTAGCTTTACATGGAGAGAGAGAGTCAACTTTAGATATAATCGTAAACGAGGATGGAGAGCAACTTAAGGAGCTTTTGAAAAAAAGAGGGTACACCTTGCAGGATGGGAAAGAAACGACGTCCTGTATGGATGTACCGCATGATGTAAAGCTGGACTTACCCAGCGGGTTTAGAATTTCGGATGCGAATGAAGTTGGGGATTTCGAAAAAGGATTTGCTCATGGAAAAGCATTCGGGTACTACAAGGGCGATTATCCAGATAATGATGTCGCTGAGCGATGTTATATATCATTGAGAAATGCCCCTGATTATATACCAGAATTCGATGTAGTCATCCTGGACTCCAACAATGAGGTTGCTTCTTTCACTACTCTCTGGTACGACGAGCTTAATAAAATAGGAATACTGGAGCCTGTAGGAACGATACCTAAGTATAGAAAAATGGGGCTTGGAAAAGCCGTTATTTATGAAGCCATAAAAAGAGTCAAGGACAAAGATGCAGAAAGAATCTTTGTGGGTTCTGACCAGCCTTTTTATCTTTCAATGGGTTTTTCATTAGCATATTCTAAAGAAATATGGCAAAAAAAGAACATCACTGCTTAA
- the mutM gene encoding DNA-formamidopyrimidine glycosylase produces the protein MPELPEVETIKRTLNELIVDKHIDHVTVNLPRIIQRPDDIHAFAMELADHRIIGVERRGKFLRILLDGLVLVSHLRMEGRYGLYSQDDPVEKHTHVIFHFKDGTELRYQDVRQFGTMHLFPAGQDLLEKPLNKLGLEPMDEAFTPEMLRAAVGTRSTSIKAALLNQSYVVGIGNIYVDESLFKAGIHPAQPAKSLTDSQFRVLHEAIVSTLGASIQVGGSSIKSFVNGQGKTGDFQHQLQIYGRNAKPCINCGTLIEKSVVAGRGTHHCPVCQPLR, from the coding sequence ATGCCGGAATTACCGGAAGTAGAAACCATTAAACGAACACTAAACGAGCTTATAGTCGATAAACATATAGATCATGTAACCGTAAATTTGCCGCGTATTATCCAACGTCCCGATGATATTCACGCATTTGCGATGGAATTGGCTGACCACCGGATTATTGGGGTGGAAAGACGCGGTAAGTTTCTGCGGATTTTGCTGGACGGGCTAGTGCTTGTCTCCCATCTTCGAATGGAAGGACGCTATGGATTGTATTCACAAGATGATCCTGTGGAAAAGCATACCCATGTCATCTTTCATTTTAAAGATGGTACAGAGCTGCGTTATCAGGATGTGCGCCAATTTGGTACAATGCACTTATTTCCGGCAGGACAGGATTTGCTGGAAAAGCCGCTGAATAAACTCGGTCTGGAACCGATGGACGAGGCTTTTACACCTGAAATGCTGCGTGCCGCTGTTGGAACTCGTTCGACTTCGATCAAGGCAGCGCTGTTAAACCAGTCATATGTGGTAGGCATCGGGAATATTTATGTAGATGAATCGTTATTTAAGGCAGGGATTCATCCGGCACAGCCAGCCAAAAGCCTAACGGATAGCCAATTTCGAGTACTGCATGAAGCTATTGTCTCCACGCTGGGCGCGTCGATTCAGGTTGGTGGCTCGTCCATCAAATCTTTCGTTAACGGACAGGGCAAAACGGGCGATTTCCAGCATCAGTTGCAAATCTATGGACGCAACGCGAAGCCTTGTATTAACTGTGGTACATTGATCGAAAAATCCGTCGTAGCTGGACGTGGCACACATCATTGCCCGGTCTGCCAGCCTTTGCGCTAA
- a CDS encoding GNAT family N-acetyltransferase, whose translation MSPQSYDIVAYQEQDHEAVCKLLVESFKAKFQALVTLEDQDIQRLLMQVWVQHPDSISGKQLVVKENEDVIGVLSLKWKTPSSSLPKTNLTSLASLIKQFGCFNVFKFLTGMYALDYKPAIDECYIDHLAIRSSHRNQGIGRRFLAFAQQFTVESGFHALTLHVAHQNRQAIRLYHNLAFEIEQSQYNYWRHFWFKEPVWHLSWKERNCIRGENSIEKNI comes from the coding sequence ATGAGTCCACAATCCTATGACATTGTTGCTTATCAAGAGCAAGACCATGAAGCCGTATGTAAGCTCTTAGTGGAATCGTTTAAGGCAAAATTTCAAGCTCTTGTTACTTTGGAGGATCAAGATATACAGCGTTTATTAATGCAGGTTTGGGTTCAACATCCTGATTCTATATCTGGGAAGCAACTTGTGGTTAAAGAGAACGAAGATGTTATTGGTGTCCTTTCGCTCAAATGGAAGACTCCCTCCTCTTCACTTCCTAAAACAAATCTCACTTCTTTGGCTTCGCTTATAAAACAGTTTGGCTGCTTCAATGTATTTAAATTTTTGACAGGCATGTATGCGCTGGACTATAAACCTGCCATAGATGAGTGTTACATTGATCATTTGGCGATTCGCTCAAGTCATCGCAATCAAGGGATCGGGCGACGTTTTCTAGCTTTCGCACAGCAGTTTACGGTTGAATCCGGTTTCCATGCGTTGACACTTCATGTAGCACATCAGAACCGGCAAGCTATCCGCTTGTACCACAATCTAGCATTTGAAATTGAGCAGTCTCAATATAATTATTGGCGACATTTTTGGTTCAAGGAGCCTGTATGGCATCTGAGCTGGAAAGAACGAAACTGCATTCGAGGAGAGAACAGCATTGAAAAAAACATATAA
- a CDS encoding MerR family transcriptional regulator: MKKHITISQLAQLMNVSVHQLRYFEEKGILYPLYTDENQYRMYGLHEIYQLSHILMLRKLNIPVGQIEECMTSYTADDYNQLLEHSLQKVQDEIANLKLLEQFIHKVLKEHHNLTRQNNEYRIKLLDTRHLKLWFALESDQELTARNLFEQRPSPPQLFENDLHYLSDSGQVKLYYETTSGAADYILEEGSYLYKHFSATEDAEIEHQVQQLEHYATQHQYECLSKVIVVEKSYLSIFDSNELQYEIQVKISDVQEDVT, encoded by the coding sequence TTGAAAAAACACATTACGATTAGTCAGCTTGCTCAGCTCATGAATGTATCTGTACATCAGCTGCGGTATTTTGAAGAAAAGGGTATCCTTTATCCGTTATACACAGATGAAAATCAATATCGAATGTACGGACTTCATGAAATTTATCAACTTTCACATATTTTAATGCTACGTAAATTAAATATCCCTGTCGGCCAAATTGAAGAATGCATGACTTCCTACACTGCCGATGATTACAACCAGCTTTTAGAACATTCGTTACAGAAGGTACAGGATGAAATCGCTAACTTAAAGCTGCTCGAACAGTTTATTCATAAAGTGCTAAAAGAACATCATAACCTTACCCGGCAAAACAATGAGTATCGAATCAAGCTTTTGGATACTCGACATTTAAAGCTGTGGTTTGCATTGGAGAGTGATCAAGAACTCACGGCCAGGAATCTATTTGAGCAGCGGCCTTCACCACCACAATTATTTGAAAATGATCTACATTATCTATCTGATTCTGGACAGGTGAAACTATATTATGAAACAACATCAGGAGCAGCTGACTATATTCTGGAAGAAGGCAGCTATCTTTATAAGCACTTCTCTGCCACTGAAGACGCTGAGATCGAACACCAAGTCCAACAACTGGAGCATTATGCGACCCAGCACCAATATGAATGCCTAAGCAAGGTCATTGTGGTGGAAAAATCCTATCTATCCATATTCGACAGCAACGAGCTGCAATATGAGATTCAAGTAAAAATTTCCGATGTGCAGGAGGACGTTACATGA
- the nrdR gene encoding transcriptional regulator NrdR, whose amino-acid sequence MKCPYCAYNGTKVLDSRPANDNKSIRRRRECEQCARRFTTFEMVEETPLMVIKKDGSREEFSRDKMLRGLIRACEKRPVSVEQLDLIVSQVENAIRNTAATEVDSQQIGELVMEQLYPVDEVAYVRFASVYRQFKDINMFMKELKTLLSKDTDSD is encoded by the coding sequence ATGAAGTGCCCGTATTGCGCTTACAACGGCACGAAAGTGTTGGATTCGCGACCAGCGAATGATAATAAGTCCATCCGACGCCGCCGCGAATGCGAACAGTGTGCCAGGCGTTTTACCACCTTTGAAATGGTGGAAGAGACCCCACTGATGGTCATCAAAAAAGATGGCAGCCGTGAAGAGTTTAGCCGTGATAAAATGCTGCGCGGTCTCATTCGAGCCTGTGAGAAGCGTCCAGTATCAGTCGAGCAGCTCGATCTGATTGTATCTCAGGTGGAGAACGCCATTCGCAACACGGCAGCCACAGAGGTGGATAGCCAGCAGATTGGTGAGCTGGTCATGGAACAGCTCTATCCTGTGGATGAAGTGGCCTACGTACGCTTTGCGTCCGTCTATCGGCAGTTCAAAGACATCAATATGTTTATGAAGGAACTGAAAACACTGTTATCCAAAGATACAGACAGCGACTGA
- a CDS encoding alpha/beta-type small acid-soluble spore protein, with amino-acid sequence MAQGNNGNSNNLVVSRSSGALEQMKYEIAQELGISIPQDGYQGNMTSYENGSIGGYITKRLVTIAEQQLAGQYQ; translated from the coding sequence ATGGCACAAGGAAACAATGGCAACTCCAACAACCTGGTAGTCAGCAGATCCTCCGGTGCTCTGGAGCAAATGAAATATGAAATCGCTCAAGAGCTGGGTATCAGCATTCCTCAAGATGGATACCAAGGTAACATGACTTCCTATGAGAACGGTTCGATCGGGGGCTACATCACAAAACGCCTCGTAACGATCGCCGAACAACAATTGGCAGGACAATACCAATAA
- a CDS encoding CD3324 family protein, with protein MNYLKATDLLPDDLLKEVQRYIQGELIYIPNRPSERRRWGESSGAAQYYLNRNEEVRARFNAGVSIDELSEQYGLSTDRIKKIVYSKK; from the coding sequence ATGAATTATTTGAAGGCAACTGATTTGCTTCCTGATGATTTACTTAAGGAAGTTCAGCGGTATATACAAGGAGAACTGATTTATATCCCCAATCGTCCGAGTGAGCGCAGGAGATGGGGGGAAAGCTCTGGAGCAGCCCAATATTATCTCAATCGGAACGAAGAGGTACGTGCAAGATTTAATGCGGGAGTGTCCATTGACGAGCTCTCAGAACAATACGGACTGTCTACAGATCGCATTAAAAAAATCGTATATTCAAAAAAATAA
- the coaE gene encoding dephospho-CoA kinase (Dephospho-CoA kinase (CoaE) performs the final step in coenzyme A biosynthesis.) produces the protein MNIGLTGGIATGKSTVSALLVAKGALLIDADAIAREVMLPGHPVLAAVIQHFGQAIVNSDGTLHRKRLGEIVFRDPVQRQALNDITHPAIREEMRLRMEAYEREQPDKLVLADIPLMYESGLESLYEEIMVVYVPRDVQLRRLMLRDGLTEEQAELRLSAQMDIEQKKNLADIVIDNSGTQSETQMQIDQFWQRKGLA, from the coding sequence ATGAATATCGGATTAACCGGAGGGATCGCTACCGGAAAAAGCACCGTGTCGGCTCTTTTGGTCGCCAAGGGTGCGCTGCTGATCGACGCAGATGCCATTGCCCGGGAAGTTATGCTTCCGGGGCATCCGGTGCTGGCGGCGGTCATACAGCATTTTGGACAAGCTATAGTGAACAGTGACGGAACCCTGCACCGCAAAAGACTGGGAGAGATTGTATTCAGAGATCCTGTACAGCGACAGGCACTTAACGATATTACGCATCCTGCTATTCGTGAGGAAATGCGTCTGCGCATGGAAGCTTATGAACGGGAGCAGCCGGACAAGCTTGTTTTGGCAGATATCCCGTTAATGTATGAGTCTGGGCTGGAGAGCCTGTACGAGGAAATTATGGTTGTATATGTACCACGTGATGTTCAGCTCCGACGTCTGATGCTCAGAGACGGTCTGACAGAAGAGCAAGCCGAGCTTCGTTTGTCCGCACAAATGGATATCGAGCAGAAAAAAAATTTAGCTGATATTGTTATTGATAATAGCGGAACACAGTCTGAGACGCAGATGCAAATTGATCAGTTTTGGCAGCGAAAGGGACTTGCATGA